The Glycine soja cultivar W05 chromosome 6, ASM419377v2, whole genome shotgun sequence genome has a window encoding:
- the LOC114414478 gene encoding glucose-1-phosphate adenylyltransferase large subunit 1-like isoform X1, with amino-acid sequence MASACVTLKANTHLANSEKGFLGERIKGGFNNSALVMNQLAIRSRSHKRVKHGVGVVSSVLTSNNAKESLTLQVPSFLRRRADPKNVVSIILGGGPGTQLFPLTKRAATPAVPVGGCYRLIDIPMSNCLNSGINKIFVLTQFNSASLNRHIARTYFGNGINFGDGIVEVLAATQTPGEAGKNWFQGTADAVRQFTWVFEDAKNTNVENVLILAGDHLYRMDYMDLVQSHVDRNADITVSCAAVGDSRASDYGLVKVDDRGRIIQFSEKPKGDDLKAMQADTSLLGLSSQDALESPYIASMGVYVFKTDVLLNLLKWRYPTSNDFGSEIIPAAVRDHNVQSYFFGDYWEDIGTIKSFYNANLALTEESHKFEFYDPKIPIYTSPGFLPPTKIDKCRIVDAIISHGCFLRECTVQHSIVGERSRLDYGVELLDTVMMGADYYQTESEIASLLAEGKVPIGIGRNTKIRNCIIDKNAKIGKDVIIANKDGVQEADRPEDGFYIRSGITIIMEKATIEDGTVI; translated from the exons ATGGCTTCTGCTTGTGTGACCCTGAAAGCCAATACCCATTTAGCAAACTCTGAGAAAGGCTTTCTTGGAGAAAGAATAAAAGGTGGCTTCAACAACAGTGCCTTGGTGATGAATCAGTTGGCTATACGTTCTAGAAGCCACAAGAGGGTGAAACATGGTGTTGGTGTTGTATCTTCTGTTCTCACATCAAACAATGCCAAAGAATCACTG ACCTTGCAAGTGCCTTCCTTTCTGAGAAGAAGAGCTGATccaaaaaatgttgtttccaTCATATTGGGAGGCGGACCTGGGACACAACTCTTTCCTCTCACCAAACGTGCTGCCACACCTGCC GTTCCTGTGGGTGGATGCTACAGGCTTATAGACATCCCTATGAGCAACTGTCTCAACAGTGGcatcaacaaaatatttgtgCTGACCCAGTTCAACTCTGCATCCCTCAACCGCCACATCGCCCGCACCTATTTTGGAAATGGCATTAACTTTGGGGATGGGATTGTGGAG GTTCTGGCGGCTACTCAAACACCAGGAGAGGCTGGAAAGAATTGGTTCCAAGGAACTGCAGATGCTGTGAGGCAATTCACTTGGGTATTTGAG GATGCCAAGAATACAAATGTTGAGAATGTGTTGATCTTGGCTGGAGATCATCTATATCGAATGGATTACATGGACCTTGTGCAG AGTCACGTGGATAGAAATGCTGATATTACAGTTTCATGTGCTGCTGTGGGTGACAG CCGTGCATCAGATTATGGATTGGTTAAAGTAGATGACAGAGGCCGCATCATTCAATTTTCAGAAAAACCTAAGGGTGATGATCTGAAAGCAATG CAAGCAGATACCTCTCTTCTTGGGTTGTCATCCCAAGATGCATTAGAGTCACCATATATTGCATCTATGGGGGTTTATGTATTCAAGACAGATGTTTTACTCAATCTTCTGAAATGGAGATATCCTACCTCAAATGACTTCGGATCTGAAATCATCCCTGCAGCTGTGAGGGATCACAATGTCCAA TCATATTTTTTTGGAGACTATTGGGAAGACATTGGAacaataaaatccttttacaatgCTAACTTGGCTCTTACTGAAGAG AGTCACAAGTTCGAATTTTATGACCCCAAGATTCCCATTTACACATCTCCAGGATTCTTACCACCAACAAAGATTGACAAATGCCGG ATTGTGGATGCTATTATCTCCCATGGATGTTTCCTGCGGGAATGCACAGTTCAACACTCCATTGTGGGTGAACGTTCACGCTTGGATTATGGCGTTGAGCTCCTG GACACTGTAATGATGGGAGCAGACTATTACCAAACTGAATCCGAAATTGCTTCCCTGCTGGCAGAGGGGAAGGTCCCAATTGGTATTGGAAGGAATACCAAAATTAG GAACTGTATTATTGACAAGAATGCAAAGATCGGGAAAGATGTCATCATCGCAAACAAAGAT GGCGTTCAAGAAGCAGATAGACCAGAAGATGGATTCTACATCCGATCAGGAATCACCATCATAATGGAGAAGGCAACCATAGAAGATGGCACTGTCATATAA
- the LOC114414478 gene encoding glucose-1-phosphate adenylyltransferase large subunit 1-like isoform X2, whose amino-acid sequence MVPVGGCYRLIDIPMSNCLNSGINKIFVLTQFNSASLNRHIARTYFGNGINFGDGIVEVLAATQTPGEAGKNWFQGTADAVRQFTWVFEDAKNTNVENVLILAGDHLYRMDYMDLVQSHVDRNADITVSCAAVGDSRASDYGLVKVDDRGRIIQFSEKPKGDDLKAMQADTSLLGLSSQDALESPYIASMGVYVFKTDVLLNLLKWRYPTSNDFGSEIIPAAVRDHNVQSYFFGDYWEDIGTIKSFYNANLALTEESHKFEFYDPKIPIYTSPGFLPPTKIDKCRIVDAIISHGCFLRECTVQHSIVGERSRLDYGVELLDTVMMGADYYQTESEIASLLAEGKVPIGIGRNTKIRNCIIDKNAKIGKDVIIANKDGVQEADRPEDGFYIRSGITIIMEKATIEDGTVI is encoded by the exons atg GTTCCTGTGGGTGGATGCTACAGGCTTATAGACATCCCTATGAGCAACTGTCTCAACAGTGGcatcaacaaaatatttgtgCTGACCCAGTTCAACTCTGCATCCCTCAACCGCCACATCGCCCGCACCTATTTTGGAAATGGCATTAACTTTGGGGATGGGATTGTGGAG GTTCTGGCGGCTACTCAAACACCAGGAGAGGCTGGAAAGAATTGGTTCCAAGGAACTGCAGATGCTGTGAGGCAATTCACTTGGGTATTTGAG GATGCCAAGAATACAAATGTTGAGAATGTGTTGATCTTGGCTGGAGATCATCTATATCGAATGGATTACATGGACCTTGTGCAG AGTCACGTGGATAGAAATGCTGATATTACAGTTTCATGTGCTGCTGTGGGTGACAG CCGTGCATCAGATTATGGATTGGTTAAAGTAGATGACAGAGGCCGCATCATTCAATTTTCAGAAAAACCTAAGGGTGATGATCTGAAAGCAATG CAAGCAGATACCTCTCTTCTTGGGTTGTCATCCCAAGATGCATTAGAGTCACCATATATTGCATCTATGGGGGTTTATGTATTCAAGACAGATGTTTTACTCAATCTTCTGAAATGGAGATATCCTACCTCAAATGACTTCGGATCTGAAATCATCCCTGCAGCTGTGAGGGATCACAATGTCCAA TCATATTTTTTTGGAGACTATTGGGAAGACATTGGAacaataaaatccttttacaatgCTAACTTGGCTCTTACTGAAGAG AGTCACAAGTTCGAATTTTATGACCCCAAGATTCCCATTTACACATCTCCAGGATTCTTACCACCAACAAAGATTGACAAATGCCGG ATTGTGGATGCTATTATCTCCCATGGATGTTTCCTGCGGGAATGCACAGTTCAACACTCCATTGTGGGTGAACGTTCACGCTTGGATTATGGCGTTGAGCTCCTG GACACTGTAATGATGGGAGCAGACTATTACCAAACTGAATCCGAAATTGCTTCCCTGCTGGCAGAGGGGAAGGTCCCAATTGGTATTGGAAGGAATACCAAAATTAG GAACTGTATTATTGACAAGAATGCAAAGATCGGGAAAGATGTCATCATCGCAAACAAAGAT GGCGTTCAAGAAGCAGATAGACCAGAAGATGGATTCTACATCCGATCAGGAATCACCATCATAATGGAGAAGGCAACCATAGAAGATGGCACTGTCATATAA